In the genome of Podospora pseudocomata strain CBS 415.72m chromosome 7, whole genome shotgun sequence, the window GGAGCATGCTTCGAAGCATGTGCGTGTCGTGAAACGCATGCAACCTGGGGCGCTGGATGCGAGCTATGGTCCTACAAGGCCGTTGCAATGGGGGCAGTTGAATGTGTTGCATACAGTCAGTTGAGCTTCCCCTTCTATTTTCGCCGATACATGACACTTCTTACCGCAGTGACAACAAAGGATACTGTATGGGTCTCTGCTCACACGTTAAAACCAGTCCGATACCCACGGATGGCTATCCGGCCACATCAAGGAGGCGAATTATGGTGCAGACTGGGGCGACTATGTCTCGTTTGTGGCAAGCATGAAAAGGACGGCCGAAGACCTCAAGGTGGACCTACTTCTTGTAGACTCTGGAGATCTTCATGATGGCACTGGCTTGAGTGACTCTACTACACCAAATGGAGAGATATCGAATGAGATCTTTGTCCAGCAGACCGGATATGATTTGCTGACTCTTGGTGCGTTCCTCATTTCCATTCATTCCCAAATTTTTTCATCAGTTCATACTTACATCTGTGACTGAAGGTAACCATGAGTTGTATGCCTCCGAAGTGGCCTACCAGACATTCAACAATTTTAGCAGGGCCTGGGGTGACAAGTACTTGACTTCGAATGTAGAAATCATGAACCCTGACACTCAGGAGTGGGAGCACATTGGAAAGACGCACAAGTACTTTACTACGAAACATGGTATGTCGCTTCCCCCATTTTCGGCTGGATAAGCGTAACTGATAGTCTTTCTCAGGCCTTCGCATCATGGCTTTCGGTGTTCTCTTTGACTTCACTGGTACGTGTCAGCCTTCACATCCGGAACGAGCATATCTAACCTGAGCAGCCAATACAAATGCCTCACGGATCACCAAGGCGGCGGATATGATCAAGCAGGACTGGTTCAAGCAAGCGGTTCATCATCCCAAACCTATTGATGTcttccttgttcttggccaCAACTCAGCACGTCCTGGACGCCAGGCCAGTACCTTGAAGACTGTCTACTCTGCCATTCGGGAGGCCCATCCTGACACTCCGATTCAGATATTTGGTACGTATTGTCTGTTCGCATAGAGTGAGAGAAACCAACGTATCACAGGTGGGCATAGTCACATGCGGGACTTTGTTGTCTATGACCAAAGCTCTACCGCTTCTGAATCTGGTCGATACTGCGAATCTCTTGGTTGGTTTTCCATGTCGGGCTTCAACTCTTCCAACAGCGGTTTTACTGGccctctcaaccccaaaggcgtccccaaccccaaccgaaCGGCCGTTGTCGCCAACCCAGTGAACCCTACCCCCATTGATAAGAGGAGTAAGCAAAAAACCTCTCCCTTCCTCTACTCCCGTCGGTATCTCGACTGGAACCGTCTTACCTTTGACTATCACGCCCCCGGCTCGCAGTTCCTCCACAACGACATTCTCTCCCATCCCaacttcatctcctccccctctagCTCATCTAACAGCTCATCCCAGCTGAAACAACTCGGTATTCAAATCTCGTCTAGTATCACATCCTACCGCCATCAATTGGGCTTGGGAAAGGTATATGGGTGCACGCCACAGACGTTTTGGGTGACTGGGGCGCCGTTTATGGCGCCGAACTCGATGTACACCTTTTTGGCGGACGCAATGGCCCATCAGATTCTGAACCCAAAGAGGGCAAAGGTTCCGAGGGTTCATATCAGCAATACGGGAATGGCGAGATTTGACTTGCACAAGGGACCGTTCACGATGGACGATAGTTATATCACTTCGCCGTTTCCCAGCTTGGTGGTGTATATTCCCGAGGTGCCATGGGAAATGGCGAGGGGGATGCTAGAGCGGATGAATAAGAAGGGCGCggggcaggggaggagggttgagTATAATACCACGTTTGTCGGTGACCCCAAGGGAAAGAGGGAATTTGGGGTCTGGCAAGGAGAGGAGTGTGTCAACCCACCGATTGAACAGTTTAGGGCTATGGGGAAGAGAAAGGtcttggggaagagggaagaaaTTATGGGAGTGCCGGTGGgtaatggtggtggggggaggcaagaggtgttggaggtggggtATACGACTGAGGATGACTTTGGGGTGGACGGGGATGATACGATTCATGCGAGAATCGCCAACTATGAGATTCCGGCCTATTTTGGGACTACCGCTGGGTTTCCggagtggaagaaggggggaaggaagggacGGAGGCAGGAGCcaagggtggtggatttggttTTTAATGATTTGTAAGTTTTCCTTCCCTGGGAAATGAATGTGTGGATATGGGCCGACAATGGACAGTATCAACGATGATCTACTTGCCGCACTTGGGGGGAACTACACGGCGGACGACATCAAGTTTTACATGGAGCCATCAAACTACACGCTGAGAGACTTCTTGGTGCCATATGTGGAACAAAACTGGCAGGCGGGGATGCCGATGTGTGAGATTTCAGGGAGAAGGCCTCACGTTGGGTGAACGGGGGGGCAAAGTTCTATGAAGTTTTTGTGttcttctttttattttttgggTGGCGTTGATGGGAGTGAAAAAGTAGGTACAGAAAAGCTGTGCGAGATATGACATTGAGTTGTGTTAATTTACGGATGAGAAAATCGAAGGAGGACGGCGATCCGGGTGATTATAGACATGAGTTTTTCGAACGAAATTTTAGAGCATTGACTTGGACTGTGATGTGGTGGGGAAATACAATAATGTTTAATGATCATTTGAACAATAAATGCACGGATTTTATCATGTCATTTGTCTCTGATGACCTAGAGGGCCCATCCCTAGCCAGTTCAAAGCCTTGTTTTATCGGATATTGGTCATATCTATCAGCATGGTGAAGAGACCTTGGCAACAATCCATCAATGATTTGCCTCCGGACCTTGGTTTTCATCCTCATACAAGTCAGCTATATTTCCTCGGCTATGTCTTGTGTGTCTTCTGACACGGTATCAGACCAGGACTTCTACCTTGCATCTCGATACATATGTAGCGCTTTATCTCTTCGCGGTGGGATTCTGGTATTGTGGTTGAGATGGAGTCTGCGGTTGTCGACCTTGTCTATTTGATGTGTGTTGGGAATCGCAGGGTTTTCCTAACATGAAGCTCGGGGTTAGTTGGGTTTTGTTTGTGGTATAGCTAGATAGTCTTCGGGCTGTTTGAGTGTGGAGGGGATTATGCTAGGTAAAGGAAGGATACACAGGTAGTTATTTGCAAGCTTTGAATGGTGTCCGTTTTATTATTCGTGTTattcttttctcttgtttCGGGGAGTGTGTATTTTTCTATACATAGTGTTGCTTTTTTCCTTCGCGAGGGTGGGGAGTTGTCTTTCTATGAGTGTTTTTGTGTTCAGAAGCCGTGAGTGGTATTTATGTTTATGTTTGACCTTGGCTACTGCATCAGGGATGGTGGTCCTCGGCAAGGCTCGAAGTGAGATGAAGAAACATCAGAGCTTGATATCTGGATAATTTTACTGTAAGTTCTAGGTGACTATACCCGTACTCTGATAACGGATAATGTTCAACTGTGGAATCTCATCATGTATATAGAGATCTTCCACCCACTTTAGGCAGGTGCCTGCCGAGTGGTGAACAGAGGAAGGTGCACCCAATGTCCATCTAATCTGTATGTTGCCTGCCTGCCCAGCTACAATGAGTATTTCGACTGAGGCAGTTGCGATGTAGCTAGGCTGGGAAGGAATAGGACAGGGGCTGCCTTCCATCTCTGGCTGAGTAAAGGCGATCGTCAGGCTGCCAGTCTGGATGGACGCTTTCTCTCTTGCCGGTGTGCCCCCGCAtgactttttctttcccaagcatcttcacca includes:
- a CDS encoding hypothetical protein (COG:F; EggNog:ENOG503NU4S), which codes for MKLSRVGARLLAAATTIVQVVVLACDGCFGPIEEHASKHVRVVKRMQPGALDASYGPTRPLQWGQLNVLHTSDTHGWLSGHIKEANYGADWGDYVSFVASMKRTAEDLKVDLLLVDSGDLHDGTGLSDSTTPNGEISNEIFVQQTGYDLLTLGNHELYASEVAYQTFNNFSRAWGDKYLTSNVEIMNPDTQEWEHIGKTHKYFTTKHGLRIMAFGVLFDFTANTNASRITKAADMIKQDWFKQAVHHPKPIDVFLVLGHNSARPGRQASTLKTVYSAIREAHPDTPIQIFGGHSHMRDFVVYDQSSTASESGRYCESLGWFSMSGFNSSNSGFTGPLNPKGVPNPNRTAVVANPVNPTPIDKRSKQKTSPFLYSRRYLDWNRLTFDYHAPGSQFLHNDILSHPNFISSPSSSSNSSSQLKQLGIQISSSITSYRHQLGLGKVYGCTPQTFWVTGAPFMAPNSMYTFLADAMAHQILNPKRAKVPRVHISNTGMARFDLHKGPFTMDDSYITSPFPSLVVYIPEVPWEMARGMLERMNKKGAGQGRRVEYNTTFVGDPKGKREFGVWQGEECVNPPIEQFRAMGKRKVLGKREEIMGVPVGNGGGGRQEVLEVGYTTEDDFGVDGDDTIHARIANYEIPAYFGTTAGFPEWKKGGRKGRRQEPRVVDLVFNDFINDDLLAALGGNYTADDIKFYMEPSNYTLRDFLVPYVEQNWQAGMPMCEISGRRPHVG